A stretch of the Sphingomonas sp. CL5.1 genome encodes the following:
- a CDS encoding strawberry notch family protein: MTRTLSDAAPDVAPAAAASAFATPAAAILLAAARLLPTLEAGRQVDAAELRAAMSHAFNAGDAEGAWDWKTGYDACEAATILFLRKYGRTILARTPASSLALIERIAGLLPTHTRRSETSQALQQFSTPPGLAYVAAVAAAIGPNDRVLEPSAGTGMLAIHAELARADLALNELAEVRAALLGHLFPGIAVSHHDAASIDDRLSPAICPTVVLMNPPFSATADVDRAMKDTALRHIASALARLEPGGRLVAITGANCAPAAPAWRSAFARLQEQGRVQFTAAIDGSVYARYGTSIATRLTVIDKIPADDPDRFPESAGKAPDTATLLAWVLDQMPPRTPTTPAPVAALPISASATAVRAKPSTTTATPAPAVSEPEGVELAYETRDWTPPEGRLGDSIYEPYALQSLAIPGALPHPSPLVQSAAMASVAPPKPSYRPHLLPSLVTLGILSDAQLESVIYAGEAHAGHLSGAWTVDETWEIVSAAPDDAAGAVRFRRGWFLGDGTGAGKGRQVAGIILDNWLKGRRKAVWISKSDKLLEDAQRDWSALGQERLLVTPLSRFRQGDIRLEEGVLFTTYATLRSQDRGGKKSRVEQIVDWLGRDFDGVLVFDEAHAMANAVGGKGERGDVAPSQQGRAGLRLQHALPDARIVYVSATGATTVQNLAYAQRLGLWGGEDFPFETRAAFVTAIENGGVAAMEVLARDLKALGLYAARSLSFDGVEYEVLEHTLTPEQVRIYDSYAAAFQIIHNNLDAAMQASGITSASHGTLNAQARSAARSAFEQTKQRFFNHVITAMQTPSVIANIERDLTAGEAAVIQIVSTGEALQERRLAEISTAEWDDVSIDITPREYVLDYLEHSFPVQLFEPFTDKEGNLASRPARDDDGNPVISREAVRRREAMIEKLAALPPVPGALDQIIQHFGSDKVAEVTGRSRRIVPKRREDGTIRFAVENRPASASLAETQAFMDDVKPILIFSEAGGTGRSYHADLACRNQRLRNHYGLEFGFKADSAIQGFGRDHRTNQKQPPRYRPVTTNVKGQKRFISTIARRLDSLGAITRGQRQTGSQNMFRPEDNLESAYARDALNQLYRLIARGAVAGCSLDDFEAATGLSLLTGEGGMREELPGITTFLNRMLALTIAMQDLLFGVFEGLLSARIEGAIASGTFELGLETLQAASFRVIDRAPIYSHPGTGAQTALLTIERKEKLVPLSLYDALALVDDRGAVMLVNAQTGRAALRRRARSVTDDDGAVHPRVRLVWPLTDAVMRAEPLAASAWQPADRTAFSAAWAAELADLPAFETSTLHIVSGLLLPIWKRLPDESTRVYRLQTDEGERIIGRRVSPAWAATVANDNKPVQLSGDEARTMLLSGDTVLLLADGQVLKRVRAMGDWRIELTGFNDLGVERLKAMGLISEIVSWKLRLYVPTGAVGADVLGRLLERYLIERVSARKAA, encoded by the coding sequence ATGACCCGCACCCTGTCCGACGCGGCGCCCGACGTCGCGCCAGCCGCCGCCGCGTCCGCCTTCGCCACCCCCGCCGCGGCGATCCTTCTTGCCGCCGCCCGGCTCCTGCCCACGCTCGAAGCCGGCCGACAGGTCGACGCCGCCGAACTGCGCGCCGCCATGTCGCATGCCTTCAACGCCGGCGATGCCGAAGGCGCGTGGGACTGGAAGACCGGCTATGATGCCTGTGAGGCGGCGACGATCCTGTTCCTGCGCAAATATGGCCGCACGATCCTTGCCCGCACGCCCGCCAGCTCGCTCGCGCTGATCGAGCGGATCGCCGGATTGCTCCCCACCCATACGCGCCGATCGGAGACGAGCCAGGCGCTCCAGCAATTCTCCACCCCTCCCGGCCTTGCCTATGTCGCCGCGGTCGCGGCCGCGATCGGCCCGAACGATCGCGTGCTCGAACCGTCCGCCGGGACGGGCATGCTCGCGATCCATGCCGAACTGGCGCGGGCCGATCTCGCGCTCAACGAGCTGGCCGAGGTCCGCGCCGCGCTGCTCGGCCACCTCTTCCCCGGCATCGCGGTGTCGCACCATGATGCCGCGTCGATCGACGATCGGCTGTCGCCGGCGATTTGCCCGACCGTCGTGCTGATGAATCCGCCTTTCTCAGCCACGGCCGACGTCGATCGCGCGATGAAGGACACCGCGTTGCGCCATATCGCGTCGGCGCTCGCCCGGCTCGAACCCGGCGGGCGGCTGGTGGCGATTACCGGCGCCAATTGCGCACCGGCCGCGCCGGCATGGCGCAGCGCGTTCGCCCGGCTTCAGGAGCAAGGCCGGGTCCAGTTCACCGCCGCGATCGACGGCAGCGTCTATGCCCGGTACGGGACGTCGATCGCCACGCGGCTCACCGTCATCGACAAGATCCCGGCCGACGACCCCGATCGCTTCCCCGAAAGCGCGGGCAAGGCGCCCGACACCGCGACGCTCCTCGCATGGGTGCTCGATCAAATGCCACCGCGCACGCCGACCACGCCCGCGCCGGTCGCGGCGTTGCCGATCAGCGCGTCAGCCACGGCGGTCCGCGCGAAGCCTTCGACAACGACCGCTACGCCAGCGCCGGCCGTCTCCGAGCCCGAAGGCGTCGAACTCGCGTACGAGACGCGGGACTGGACGCCGCCGGAGGGGCGTCTCGGCGACAGCATCTACGAGCCCTATGCGCTCCAGTCGCTCGCCATTCCCGGCGCCCTCCCCCACCCCTCACCTTTGGTCCAGTCGGCCGCGATGGCGTCGGTCGCCCCGCCCAAGCCTTCCTACCGCCCGCATCTGCTGCCGTCGCTGGTGACGCTCGGCATCCTGTCCGACGCCCAGCTCGAATCCGTGATCTATGCCGGTGAGGCGCATGCCGGTCATCTTTCGGGCGCCTGGACGGTCGATGAGACATGGGAGATCGTCTCGGCTGCGCCCGACGACGCCGCGGGCGCGGTCCGCTTCCGTCGCGGCTGGTTCCTGGGTGACGGCACGGGCGCGGGCAAGGGGCGGCAGGTCGCCGGGATCATCCTCGACAATTGGCTCAAAGGCCGTCGCAAGGCGGTCTGGATCAGCAAGTCCGACAAGCTACTCGAAGACGCCCAGCGCGACTGGTCGGCGCTCGGCCAGGAGCGCCTGCTGGTGACGCCGTTATCGCGATTCCGTCAGGGCGATATCCGGCTCGAGGAAGGCGTGCTCTTCACCACCTATGCGACGCTGCGCTCGCAGGATCGCGGCGGCAAGAAATCCCGCGTCGAGCAGATCGTTGACTGGCTCGGCCGCGACTTCGACGGCGTCCTCGTGTTCGACGAGGCGCACGCCATGGCCAATGCGGTCGGCGGCAAGGGCGAGCGCGGCGACGTCGCACCGTCGCAGCAGGGGCGCGCGGGGCTTCGTCTTCAGCACGCGTTGCCCGATGCGCGGATCGTCTATGTCTCGGCGACCGGCGCGACCACGGTCCAGAACCTCGCCTACGCCCAGCGGCTCGGTCTGTGGGGCGGCGAGGATTTTCCGTTCGAGACGCGCGCGGCATTCGTCACCGCGATCGAGAATGGCGGGGTCGCGGCGATGGAGGTGCTGGCGCGCGACCTCAAGGCGCTCGGGCTCTATGCCGCGCGGTCGCTGTCGTTCGACGGCGTCGAATATGAGGTGCTCGAACATACGCTCACGCCCGAACAGGTCCGCATCTACGACAGCTATGCGGCCGCGTTCCAGATCATCCACAACAATCTCGATGCCGCGATGCAGGCCTCCGGCATCACCAGCGCGAGCCACGGCACGCTCAACGCCCAGGCCAGGTCCGCCGCGCGATCGGCGTTCGAGCAGACCAAGCAGCGCTTCTTCAATCACGTCATTACCGCGATGCAGACGCCGAGCGTGATCGCCAATATCGAGCGCGATCTCACCGCGGGCGAGGCGGCGGTCATCCAGATCGTCTCGACCGGCGAAGCGCTGCAGGAACGCCGCCTTGCCGAGATTTCGACCGCCGAATGGGACGACGTCTCGATCGATATCACCCCGCGCGAATATGTGCTGGATTACCTTGAGCACAGCTTCCCGGTGCAATTGTTCGAGCCGTTCACCGACAAGGAGGGCAATCTCGCGTCCCGGCCGGCGCGCGACGACGACGGCAATCCGGTGATCAGTCGCGAGGCGGTTCGGCGCCGCGAGGCGATGATCGAGAAACTGGCGGCTTTGCCGCCGGTGCCCGGCGCGCTCGACCAGATCATCCAGCATTTCGGGAGCGACAAGGTCGCCGAGGTGACCGGCCGGTCGCGGCGCATCGTGCCCAAACGCCGGGAGGACGGCACGATCCGCTTCGCGGTCGAGAACCGCCCGGCATCGGCGAGCCTTGCCGAGACGCAGGCGTTCATGGATGACGTGAAGCCGATCCTGATCTTCTCGGAGGCGGGCGGCACCGGCCGCAGCTATCACGCCGACCTCGCGTGCCGGAACCAGCGCCTGCGCAACCATTACGGGCTCGAATTCGGGTTCAAGGCGGACAGCGCGATCCAGGGCTTCGGCCGCGATCACCGCACCAACCAGAAGCAGCCGCCGCGCTACCGGCCGGTGACGACCAACGTGAAGGGGCAGAAACGCTTCATCTCGACCATCGCGCGCCGGCTCGATTCGCTCGGCGCGATCACGCGCGGGCAGCGCCAGACCGGCAGCCAGAACATGTTCCGACCGGAGGACAATCTCGAATCCGCTTATGCGCGCGATGCCCTCAACCAGCTCTATCGGCTGATCGCGCGCGGCGCGGTCGCGGGCTGCTCGCTGGACGACTTCGAGGCGGCGACCGGCCTGTCCCTGCTCACCGGCGAGGGCGGCATGCGTGAGGAACTGCCCGGCATCACCACCTTCCTCAATCGCATGCTGGCGCTCACCATCGCGATGCAGGATCTGTTGTTCGGCGTCTTCGAGGGCCTGCTCAGCGCCCGCATCGAGGGCGCGATCGCCAGCGGCACGTTCGAACTCGGGCTGGAAACGCTTCAGGCCGCGAGTTTCCGCGTCATCGATCGCGCGCCGATCTACAGCCATCCCGGGACCGGGGCGCAGACGGCCTTGCTCACGATCGAGCGCAAGGAGAAGCTCGTCCCGCTGTCGCTCTACGACGCGCTGGCGCTGGTCGACGATCGCGGCGCGGTCATGCTGGTCAACGCCCAGACCGGCCGCGCGGCGCTCCGGCGCCGGGCGCGCAGCGTGACCGACGATGACGGTGCGGTCCATCCGCGCGTCCGCCTGGTCTGGCCGTTGACCGACGCGGTGATGCGCGCCGAGCCGCTCGCGGCAAGCGCGTGGCAGCCCGCCGATCGCACGGCATTCAGCGCGGCATGGGCGGCGGAGCTGGCCGACCTCCCCGCGTTCGAGACGTCGACGCTGCATATCGTGTCGGGCCTGCTGCTGCCGATCTGGAAGCGGCTCCCCGACGAGTCGACGCGGGTCTATCGGCTCCAGACCGACGAGGGCGAGCGGATCATAGGCCGCCGCGTGTCGCCCGCCTGGGCCGCGACCGTCGCCAATGACAATAAGCCGGTGCAGCTCTCGGGCGACGAGGCGCGCACGATGCTGCTTTCAGGTGACACCGTGCTGCTCCTCGCCGATGGACAGGTGCTGAAGCGCGTGCGCGCGATGGGTGACTGGCGGATCGAGCTGACCGGATTCAACGATCTCGGCGTCGAGCGGCTCAAGGCGATGGGCTTGATCTCCGAGATCGTCTCGTGGAAACTCCGCCTCTATGTGCCGACAGGGGCTGTCGGCGCCGATGTGCTGGGGCGTCTGCTCGAACGCTATCTGATCGAGCGGGTCTCGGCGCGCAAGGCCGCCTGA